The following proteins are encoded in a genomic region of Streptomyces collinus Tu 365:
- a CDS encoding FAD-dependent monooxygenase has translation MGNTAVVLGGGVGGLAAAIGLFRIGWDVTVIERASMLDDAGAGISLAANGLRALDELGVGDAVREASRGQYSGGTRTPRGGWLARMDGSTLEKAVGAPIMGIPRSDLHRLLRDCLPAESLVTGSEAAGVEQTGPETVQVDCRTTVLNAGLVVAADGIGSKTRSRLFPHHPGPVYSGSTVLRAITERAVDLRTDFELTWGRGAEFGHIAFRDRRAEWHAVLSHPAGTRFADPLAELRRRFHTWHDPIPAMLDATRPEAVLYHDVNELRTPLTSYAVGRIALLGDAAHAMTPNLGQGACQALEDAVTLAAALATESTVDAALARYDAERRPRSQAVARAARQAGRMGQQLSHPLAVPLRNTAMRLTPSRVATRMILRHHAWVPPSLS, from the coding sequence ATGGGGAACACGGCAGTGGTGCTCGGAGGGGGCGTCGGCGGGCTGGCCGCCGCGATCGGTCTGTTTCGCATCGGATGGGACGTGACGGTCATCGAGCGTGCGTCCATGCTCGATGACGCGGGGGCAGGCATTTCACTGGCCGCCAACGGCCTGCGGGCACTGGACGAACTGGGGGTCGGCGACGCGGTTCGGGAGGCATCGCGAGGCCAGTACAGCGGCGGCACCCGGACGCCCCGGGGCGGCTGGCTGGCCCGGATGGACGGCTCGACGCTGGAGAAGGCGGTGGGCGCACCGATCATGGGCATCCCCCGCTCCGACCTGCACCGACTGCTCCGCGACTGCCTGCCCGCCGAATCACTGGTGACCGGCTCGGAGGCGGCCGGGGTCGAGCAGACCGGCCCTGAGACGGTTCAAGTCGACTGCCGCACCACGGTCCTGAACGCCGGTCTGGTGGTCGCGGCCGACGGCATCGGCAGCAAAACTCGCAGCCGTCTTTTCCCACACCATCCCGGCCCGGTCTACAGCGGCTCGACGGTACTGCGTGCCATCACCGAGCGCGCGGTCGATCTGCGGACCGACTTCGAGCTGACCTGGGGCCGCGGCGCGGAATTCGGGCACATCGCCTTCCGGGACAGGCGGGCCGAGTGGCACGCCGTCCTCAGCCACCCCGCCGGCACGCGGTTCGCCGACCCGCTGGCCGAACTGCGCCGACGGTTCCACACCTGGCACGACCCGATCCCCGCCATGCTCGACGCGACCCGGCCCGAGGCCGTGCTGTATCACGACGTGAACGAACTGCGTACGCCGCTCACCTCATACGCGGTCGGTCGGATCGCGCTGCTCGGTGACGCGGCCCATGCGATGACCCCCAACCTCGGACAGGGGGCCTGTCAGGCACTGGAGGACGCGGTAACCCTCGCCGCCGCCCTCGCCACCGAGTCCACCGTCGACGCCGCGCTCGCTCGCTACGACGCCGAGCGTCGGCCCCGCAGCCAGGCCGTCGCACGGGCTGCCCGGCAAGCCGGCAGAATGGGCCAACAGCTCTCCCACCCACTGGCCGTCCCCCTGCGGAACACGGCGATGCGACTGACTCCATCCCGGGTCGCCACACGTATGATCCTGCGTCATCACGCCTGGGTTCCGCCGTCGCTGAGCTGA
- a CDS encoding TetR/AcrR family transcriptional regulator, whose protein sequence is MASDRRTLLADAALDVLVDEGIRGLTHRAVDRKSAMPPGTTSAYFRTRAALLTGLVTRLVHLDQAELQTMAEELPPLRTVEELVDGMVLLTRQRLTGEGRRRSLARHACAVESVRDPELRAILVPRENAGREAVRMFLTTHGVTDVENRTHTLLTCIDGLVFDRLVNGGEVPREALDGLVAAALR, encoded by the coding sequence ATGGCTTCGGATCGGCGCACTCTTCTGGCGGACGCGGCTCTCGACGTGCTCGTCGACGAAGGGATACGCGGCCTGACCCACCGCGCGGTCGATCGGAAGTCCGCCATGCCGCCCGGCACCACCTCGGCCTACTTCCGCACCCGTGCCGCGCTGCTGACCGGACTCGTAACCCGCCTGGTCCATCTCGACCAGGCAGAACTTCAAACGATGGCCGAAGAGCTTCCACCCCTGCGCACCGTCGAGGAACTGGTGGACGGCATGGTGCTGCTCACCCGGCAGCGACTCACCGGCGAGGGCCGCCGCCGCTCGCTCGCCCGCCATGCCTGCGCCGTCGAGAGCGTGCGCGACCCTGAGCTGCGAGCGATACTCGTGCCCCGCGAGAACGCCGGCCGCGAGGCCGTCCGGATGTTCCTCACCACGCACGGCGTCACAGACGTCGAGAACCGCACTCACACTCTGCTGACCTGCATCGACGGACTGGTTTTCGACCGACTGGTGAACGGCGGCGAAGTACCGCGCGAGGCTCTCGACGGCCTGGTCGCCGCCGCGCTGCGTTAG
- a CDS encoding ArsR/SmtB family transcription factor: protein MDSVFKALADPTRRLLLDRLREHNGQTLRELCERLDMSRQSVTQHLDVLVRTDLVTVVRRGRERLHYLNPTPIHEIEERWISGFDKPRLQAISAIKRQAEEYAMTEAPAPVPDYVYVTYIRARAEQVWQALTDADLTARYWGHANVSDWQPGSAWEHRRADGSGKVDVVGRVLETEPPTRLVVTFDDAPDAESPREPSVVTFLVEPHEDIVRLTVTHERLPNQEMLGGISAGWPAVLANLKSMLETGEVLPQAPWEMSRAHT, encoded by the coding sequence ATGGACTCGGTGTTCAAGGCGCTGGCCGATCCCACTCGGCGACTCCTGCTCGACCGGTTGCGCGAGCACAACGGGCAGACGCTGCGCGAACTGTGTGAACGCCTCGACATGTCACGCCAGTCGGTGACACAGCATCTGGACGTCCTCGTGCGTACCGACCTCGTCACCGTCGTACGGCGCGGCCGGGAGCGGCTGCACTACCTGAACCCGACCCCGATCCACGAGATCGAGGAGCGCTGGATCTCCGGCTTCGACAAGCCCCGCCTGCAAGCGATCAGCGCCATCAAGCGCCAGGCAGAGGAGTACGCCATGACCGAAGCACCTGCACCAGTGCCGGACTATGTATATGTCACCTATATCCGCGCCCGTGCGGAGCAGGTGTGGCAAGCCCTGACCGATGCCGACCTGACGGCGCGCTACTGGGGTCACGCGAATGTCTCCGACTGGCAGCCGGGCTCGGCCTGGGAGCACCGGCGAGCCGACGGCTCGGGCAAGGTCGACGTGGTGGGCCGCGTCCTGGAAACCGAGCCCCCGACCCGGCTGGTCGTCACCTTCGACGACGCCCCCGATGCCGAATCGCCGAGAGAGCCGTCGGTCGTCACCTTCCTCGTCGAGCCGCATGAGGACATCGTCCGCCTCACCGTGACCCACGAGAGGCTCCCCAACCAGGAGATGCTGGGCGGCATCTCCGCCGGCTGGCCGGCCGTGCTGGCCAACCTCAAGTCGATGCTGGAGACGGGCGAGGTCCTGCCGCAGGCGCCCTGGGAGATGTCCCGCGCCCACACCTGA
- a CDS encoding glycosyltransferase family 4 protein: MAGTAFAAPSAAHDPARPGRTGHETRDPLVAARTAFFNGSGWTAHLHGPRHDRRLPDAQGELAKLLEAEYELRAVPPGEGAGVDRRDKAVAGLRRAARLGVPLTPEALLAHREGDPRLMAVLTELWPETVRRHGPRHAEEVLRAMLGEPCDGPVAGHLLDLAVGAGLHPLTPVESASLARTTTHRAVRHSAWRYLRQLPGGPAHLPHPSRAGDAYERLLLAPPVPAFGPERRGPAGRLVAQSMLLGGLDTPGQGMSGGLAVLLGGLGDRLATTDGISGVITVVTAGHEDLAADDRLAYERAPGHWVLRLPVDAPSAPAQVEMHRHRPALTWWAVRLLGAMPRPLDVLHVRYADDGSLALADAAERLGAALVFTATPDPHRGLAERHAESDPADPTAADGLRHDLHRVFLADRLVERADTVVGIPGRGGTRELVRHFPGLAQLNAGRGPSAPPEGIAPYQPAPDEDDRRREALKRLYRDGTRPDALDPRDRELPALLCVGRLHPVKQQDLLVRSWLATGAHHTTTLVLIGGSPGAGTAAEDDVRRRIDTLLAPYPQAARRLALLPALPNNEVRRLQRALAQRTADARCWYVCPSAKEEFGIAVLEAMDAGLPVAGPRRGGVAHYLRDQVNGLLMDTSGQAGLMRGLRRVAATSVDDRRRYAAAGRKLVAERFSVTRMADELAAEYTALHTD; the protein is encoded by the coding sequence GTGGCCGGCACCGCTTTCGCAGCCCCCTCGGCGGCTCACGACCCCGCACGGCCGGGAAGAACGGGCCACGAGACCCGCGACCCCTTGGTGGCCGCCCGCACCGCGTTCTTCAACGGCTCCGGCTGGACCGCGCACCTCCACGGGCCGAGGCACGACAGACGTCTTCCGGACGCCCAGGGCGAACTGGCGAAACTACTGGAAGCCGAGTACGAGCTGCGGGCCGTCCCGCCCGGCGAGGGAGCCGGAGTGGACCGCCGGGACAAGGCCGTGGCGGGACTGCGTCGCGCCGCCCGGCTGGGCGTACCGCTGACGCCGGAGGCCCTGCTCGCCCACCGGGAGGGCGACCCCCGCCTCATGGCCGTGCTGACCGAGCTGTGGCCGGAGACCGTGCGCCGGCACGGCCCCCGGCACGCCGAGGAGGTACTGCGCGCCATGCTCGGCGAGCCCTGCGACGGACCGGTCGCAGGCCACCTGCTCGACCTCGCGGTGGGCGCCGGCCTGCATCCCCTCACCCCGGTCGAGAGCGCGTCGCTCGCGCGCACCACCACGCACCGGGCCGTACGCCACTCCGCCTGGCGGTACCTGCGTCAACTCCCCGGCGGCCCCGCCCATCTGCCCCATCCTTCCCGGGCCGGGGACGCCTACGAACGGCTCCTGCTGGCGCCCCCGGTACCCGCCTTCGGCCCGGAGAGGCGGGGGCCCGCGGGCCGGCTGGTCGCCCAGAGCATGCTGCTGGGCGGCCTGGACACCCCGGGGCAGGGGATGAGCGGTGGACTGGCGGTGCTGCTGGGCGGGCTCGGCGACCGGCTGGCCACGACCGACGGGATATCCGGCGTCATCACCGTCGTGACCGCCGGGCACGAGGACCTCGCCGCCGACGACCGGCTGGCCTACGAACGCGCCCCCGGGCACTGGGTCCTGCGGCTCCCCGTGGACGCCCCCTCGGCCCCGGCCCAGGTCGAGATGCACCGCCACCGCCCCGCACTCACCTGGTGGGCGGTCCGCCTGCTCGGCGCCATGCCACGGCCCCTGGACGTCCTGCACGTCAGATACGCCGACGACGGCAGCCTGGCCCTCGCCGACGCCGCCGAGCGCCTGGGCGCCGCGCTGGTCTTCACGGCCACGCCCGACCCGCACCGCGGACTCGCCGAACGCCATGCCGAGAGCGATCCCGCCGACCCCACGGCGGCGGACGGCCTCCGGCACGATCTGCACCGGGTCTTCCTGGCCGACCGGCTCGTCGAGCGCGCGGACACGGTCGTCGGTATCCCCGGACGCGGCGGCACCCGTGAACTCGTCCGCCACTTCCCCGGCCTCGCCCAGCTCAACGCAGGACGCGGACCCAGCGCCCCGCCCGAAGGCATCGCCCCCTACCAGCCCGCACCCGACGAGGACGACCGGCGGCGCGAGGCGCTGAAGCGGCTCTACCGGGACGGGACGCGCCCCGACGCCCTCGACCCCCGCGACCGCGAACTGCCCGCGCTGCTGTGCGTGGGCCGGCTGCACCCGGTCAAGCAGCAGGACCTCCTGGTCCGGTCCTGGCTGGCGACGGGCGCCCACCACACCACGACCCTCGTCCTCATCGGCGGCAGCCCCGGCGCCGGCACCGCCGCGGAGGACGACGTCCGCCGCCGCATCGACACCCTCCTCGCCCCGTACCCGCAGGCCGCGCGCCGCCTGGCGCTGCTGCCGGCCCTGCCGAACAACGAGGTACGCCGACTGCAGCGTGCCCTGGCACAGCGCACGGCCGACGCCCGCTGCTGGTACGTCTGCCCGAGCGCGAAGGAGGAGTTCGGGATAGCGGTCCTGGAGGCGATGGACGCCGGCCTTCCCGTCGCCGGTCCGCGCCGCGGGGGAGTCGCGCACTACCTCCGCGACCAGGTCAACGGGCTCCTGATGGACACATCCGGCCAGGCGGGCCTGATGCGGGGCCTACGGCGGGTCGCCGCCACCTCCGTCGACGACCGGCGCCGTTACGCGGCTGCGGGCAGGAAGCTGGTCGCCGAGCGGTTCTCCGTGACACGCATGGCCGACGAACTGGCCGCCGAGTACACCGCCCTGCACACCGACTGA
- a CDS encoding NADPH-dependent F420 reductase — protein MKIGIIGAGNIGGNLTRRLTALGHDVSVANSRGPQTLTELAEETGATPVPVEEAARDAEIVVVTVPLKAVPNLPSGLLDGAAEGVVVIDTGNYYPQQRDGKIAGIEDEGLTESRWTERQIGHPVIKAFNGTFAIDILERARPAGAPDRQALPVAGDDEAAKRKVRALIDELGFDTVDAGGLDDSWRQQPGTPVYGLREGVDGVTKALAAASPERTAEWRA, from the coding sequence GTGAAGATTGGCATCATCGGCGCGGGCAACATCGGCGGCAACCTCACCCGGCGGCTGACCGCCCTCGGTCACGACGTCTCCGTGGCGAACTCCCGTGGCCCGCAGACCCTCACCGAACTGGCCGAGGAGACCGGAGCGACGCCGGTACCGGTGGAGGAGGCGGCGCGTGACGCGGAGATCGTCGTCGTCACCGTCCCCCTGAAGGCCGTCCCGAACCTGCCCTCCGGCCTGCTCGACGGGGCCGCCGAAGGCGTCGTGGTGATCGACACCGGCAACTACTACCCACAGCAGCGCGACGGGAAGATCGCCGGGATCGAGGACGAGGGCCTGACCGAGAGCCGCTGGACCGAGCGGCAGATCGGGCACCCCGTCATCAAGGCCTTCAACGGCACCTTCGCCATCGACATCCTGGAACGTGCGCGCCCGGCGGGCGCCCCCGACCGGCAGGCCCTGCCGGTGGCCGGCGACGACGAGGCGGCCAAGCGGAAGGTCAGGGCGCTGATCGACGAGCTCGGCTTCGACACCGTGGACGCCGGCGGGCTCGACGACTCCTGGCGCCAGCAGCCGGGCACCCCTGTGTACGGCCTGCGCGAGGGCGTCGACGGAGTGACGAAGGCGCTGGCCGCGGCGAGCCCCGAGCGTACGGCGGAGTGGCGGGCCTGA